CCACCATCAACGAGAAAGGGAACGACAATGGGCCGTTCGATCAATCTGGAAGGCAAGGTCGCGCTGATTACCGGCGCGTCGAGCGGACTCGGCAAGCGCTTTGCGCAGGTGCTGTCGCAGGCGGGCGCGAAGGTCGTGCTGGCCAGCCGCCGCACCGAGCGCCTGAAGGAACTGCGCGCCGAGATCGAGGCGTCCGGCGGCGCGGCGCACGTCGTGTCGCTCGACGTGACGGATTACCAGAGCATCAAGTCGGCGGTCGCGCATGCCGAAACGGAAGCGGGCACGATCGATATCCTCGTGAACAATTCCGGCGTGTCGACCACGCAGAAGCTGTCCGACGTGACGCCCGCCGATTTCGAATACGTGTTCGACACGAACACGCGCGGCGCTTTCTTCGTCGCGCAGGAAGTCGCGAAGCGGATGATCATGCGCAGCAACAACGGCGGCCAGAAACCGGCGTACCGGATCATCAACATCGCGTCGATGGCCGGGCTGCGCGTGCTGCCGCAGATCGGGCTGTATTCGATGAGCAAGGCGGCCGTCGTCCACATGACGAAGGCGATGGCGCAGGAATGGGGCCGCCACGGCATCAACGTGAACGCGATCTGCCCCGGCTATATCGATACCGAGATCAATCACCATCACTGGTCGACCGAGCAGGGGCAGAAGCTGGTGTCGATGCTGCCGCGTCATCGAGTGGGCAAGCCGGAAGATCTCGATGGTCTGCTGCTGTTGCTCGCCGCCGACGAATCGCAGTTCATCAACGGCTCGATCATCGCCGCCGACGACGGTTTCGGTTTGGCCTGAGGTTTCCACAACAGTTTTTGCGGCACCGCTGTTTTAACAAAGTAGAAGAAGCAAGATGAGTACGATGAACGAGTATCACGCAGTCTTCGAGATGTCGATGCCGATCCGCTGGGGCGACATGGACGCATTCGGCCATGTGAACAACACGGTCTACTTTCGCTATATGGAGCAGGTGCGGATTTCCTGGTTCGAGCGTCTCGGCATCGCCGGCGGTAACGGCGAGGGGCAGGGGCCGGTGATCGTCAATGCGTCGATGGAGTTCTTGAAGCAGCTGCACTATCCCGGCGACGTGATCGGCCGGATGACGGTCGGCAAGCCGGGGCGTAGCAGTTTCGACACTGGCTTCGAGTTGACCCGTGCCGACGATCCGGCCACCGTCTACGCGCGCGGCGCCGCGCGCTGCGTGTGGATCGACTATGCGGCCGGCAAGTCGGCACCGATTCCTGATCTGCTGCGCGCGACAATCGAAGGCGCTACGCTGGTCAAGACCGCCTGAACGGTAGCGATCGAATCAACCAAGCAGCCGCTGCAGCAGTTCGGTCGCATTCCCCGTATCGTATTTGCGCATCAGCCGCGCGCGGTAGATGTCGACCGTGCGCGAACTGATGTCGAGCGCGCGGCCGATCTGCTTGCTTGTTTTTCCCGTCACCAGCTGCGCGGCGATCTCACGTTCGCGCGGCGTCAACTCCACCGCGACGCGTCGTGTCGCGCTCAGATCCTCGAATGTCCAGACGCCGGCCGCATGCGGATCGCGGCGGTTCAGCGAGCGTCCCGTCACGTGACACCAGAACAGTTCGCCGTTTGCGCGCTTCATGATGCGGTCGTCCGCGTAGCTGCCCTGCGCGGTCATGATCGGCG
This portion of the Paraburkholderia flava genome encodes:
- a CDS encoding LuxR C-terminal-related transcriptional regulator, with product MPALDYQTAFHLAPIGLVLSRERIIEDCNDQLAAIFGRTRESLLGQSFEVLYPSSDEFDRAGARITPIMTAQGSYADDRIMKRANGELFWCHVTGRSLNRRDPHAAGVWTFEDLSATRRVAVELTPREREIAAQLVTGKTSKQIGRALDISSRTVDIYRARLMRKYDTGNATELLQRLLG
- a CDS encoding acyl-CoA thioesterase, with the protein product MNEYHAVFEMSMPIRWGDMDAFGHVNNTVYFRYMEQVRISWFERLGIAGGNGEGQGPVIVNASMEFLKQLHYPGDVIGRMTVGKPGRSSFDTGFELTRADDPATVYARGAARCVWIDYAAGKSAPIPDLLRATIEGATLVKTA
- a CDS encoding SDR family oxidoreductase, producing the protein MGRSINLEGKVALITGASSGLGKRFAQVLSQAGAKVVLASRRTERLKELRAEIEASGGAAHVVSLDVTDYQSIKSAVAHAETEAGTIDILVNNSGVSTTQKLSDVTPADFEYVFDTNTRGAFFVAQEVAKRMIMRSNNGGQKPAYRIINIASMAGLRVLPQIGLYSMSKAAVVHMTKAMAQEWGRHGINVNAICPGYIDTEINHHHWSTEQGQKLVSMLPRHRVGKPEDLDGLLLLLAADESQFINGSIIAADDGFGLA